The proteins below are encoded in one region of Phalacrocorax aristotelis chromosome 13, bGulAri2.1, whole genome shotgun sequence:
- the AURKA gene encoding aurora kinase A, translating into MDRNAKENLAGCPGRAARIANPIGDGPKRVPVSQHSAQSRLLNSGAQAQRVLCPSNLAQRVPVQSQKPVLSNQKLSNNQTSQQPRPKFVVQPTTRPQVPSKSNEKPQQAPVPAKNSEAESTSKQKNEETAKKKNETTKKRQWSLDDFEIGRPLGKGKFGNVYLAREKQSKFILALKVLFKTQLEEAGVEHQLRREVEIQSHLRHPNILRLYGYFHDVTRVYLILEYAPRGEVYKELQKLTKFDEQRTATYITELADALSYCHSKSVIHRDIKPENLLLGSTGELKIADFGWSVHAPSSRRTTLCGTLDYLPPEMIEGRTHDEKVDIWSLGVLCYEFLVGKPPFEAETYQETYRAISRVEFKFPPFVTEGARDLISKLLKHNPFHRLPLKDVLLHPWITANSTKVPDSRKSDVAAPSRTQS; encoded by the exons attgCTAACCCCATTGGGGATGGCCCGAAACGTGTCCCAGTGTCTCAGCATTCTGCCCAGAGCCGGTTACTGAACAGTGGAGCTCAAGCACAACGTGTTCTGTGTCCTTCAAACCTTGCCCAGCGAGTTCCCGTGCAATCACAAAAGCCTGTACTGTCAAACCAAAAACTGTCTAATAACCAGACATCGCAGCAGCCCCGACCAAAGTTTGTGGTCCAGCCGACTACTAGGCCTCAGGTTCCAAGCAAGAGCAATGAAAAACCTCAACAGGCTCCAGTACCTG CAAAAAATTCCGAAGCAGAAAGCACCTCTAAACAGAAGAATGAAGAgactgctaaaaagaaaaatgaaactactAAAAA GAGGCAGTGGTCTCTGGATGATTTTGAAATTGGTCGTCctctggggaaaggaaaatttgGAAATGTGTACCTGGCACGTGAAAAGCAGAGTAAATTTATTCTTGCACTGAAAGTGCTCTTTAAAACGCAACTTGAGGAAGCCGGTGTAGAACATCAGCTGCGAAGAGAAGTTGAAATACAGTCTCATCTTAG GCACCCCAACATTCTCAGATTATACGGCTACTTCCACGATGTTACAAGAGTCTACCTTATTCTAGAGTACGCACCTCGTGGAGAAGTCTACAAAGAACTTCAGAAGCTTACCAAGTTTGATGAGCAAAGAACTGCTACT TACATCACAGAACTAGCAGATGCCCTGTCATACTGTCATTCAAAGAGCGTGATTCACCGAGACATCAAGCCAGAAAACTTGCTGCTTGGCTCGACCGGAGAATTAAAAATTGCTGACTTTGGATGGTCTGTGCATGCTCCATCTTCCAG gagAACGACTCTCTGTGGGACACTTGACTACCTGCCTCCTGAAATGATTGAGGGAAGAACACATGATGAAAAGGTGGATATTTGGAGCCTGGGAGTTCTGTGCTATGAATTCCTTGTAGGGAAGCCACCTTTTGAAGCAGAAACGTACCAGGAAACCTACAGAGCTATTTCCAGG GTGGAATTCAAGTTTCCTCCATTCGTAACAGAAGGTGCGAGGGATTTAATTTCAAAGCTTCTGAAGCATAACCCATTCCATCGACTGCCCCTGAAGGATGTACTTCTTCATCCCTGGATTACAGCAAACTCTACAAAGGTGCCCGACAGCAGAAAGAGTGATGTTGCTGCCCCATCCAGAACACAGTCTTAG